A segment of the Triticum urartu cultivar G1812 chromosome 1, Tu2.1, whole genome shotgun sequence genome:
CTCGTAACTACTCCAGGTCAGCACCCAGTCCAATGGGTTAGCAAAGAAACGCATGAAAGGCAAGTTCGTCATTCGTGCATATCCATCCATCCACCTCCCAACCACACTGCCCCGGGCTTCCCGGCAGCACATATCCCTTCACTTTGCGCTTTTGTTGCAACGCACTCTAGCCACACACACACAAGTGTCACTAAAGGGCGAGCACCTTCTCGCCGTCCTCAAATTCAACGACAGCATatgtgcatgcatgcatataAAACTACTTACACTAGTGGCTGGCTCCCAAGTAGTAGGCCAGTACTGACAAGCCATATTTCGAATTTGAATGAAAACAGCAGTACAAACTTGTGAAAATATTATACACGTACGTACTACGCCAGCTCACGGGGATCCAAGACCAAGAGGCCGGTTTCTCTCTCCAGCTACCGTCCACACCGAGCTCCTATGCCCAGCGCATGTGCGTGGTCTCGCGCGATGCGCCGTGTTCGGGGGGCAGCGATGGTGATGAGCTAGGCTTGTTGTACCTCTACGAGCTCGCATGGAGCAACGGGAAGGTGGCAGTGGGGCGGCAAGGCGCCGCACGCACGGCCACGGCCGCTCGCATATTCCGTCTGTCAGCGGGTGGTGACAAATCGGCACATGGAGCTGTtctcccccctcccctccccctgtGTGCCAATAGAACcggtactactactactactactaaaatgtttattttatttttattgtttggattttgaattttgaatcgaGCCTGGCATCGTGCCAACCTCACAAGATTCCCCAGACATGGCCGGCTTGATCGATCAGCAGAGCAAATGGATTATCATCAGCAGAGAATACGTATATTGCAAAGATCTGCAGAATATCCTTCCACTGATAATAATTATTAATCGCAGCCTCCCTCCCTGCTTTcgaaaaggaaaaataaaataaaagggaaACTGAGAGATGGTCACAGGGGTTCATTTTCGCCACCACTTGAGCTGCAAGTGGCAACCCATGTCGACCACCAATATTGTAACCTTCTTCAACATCTCTCTTAATTCGATGGCTAGATTAGGTGGGTTAGAGTACCGATCGCATCCACTAAACTAAAGCCGGTGGCCATGTGCTCCATCCAGCTTACCAAGTCCAGTCAGTGGGTGGCATGCCATGCCTTCACATGAGGAGCAAAGCAAACCGGCCGGCCTCCAATTAAGCACGGCGTCGGCATTGACCATCACTGGCTCCAAGGACTATTCATTCATTCATGCGCAGAGGCCGGCCGGCCGGTGGTTGCGCGCGCGACGCATGAACCAACATGTGAAGTGCGTAATTAGCGCATTAACTACCCAATTTACTCGAGCTGCAAGTACAGTTTAATGGACTCTGCAAGGACACGATCACACGAGGAAACATGTATGCAGGGAGCATCCGATGCAGGCTCTCCTGGAGGAGGATATTTTGTGATCGTCATCACTGTATCTATACTGATTCAATGAAGGAGATAGGTATTTCACGCCGTGGCTCAGTTCGAAACCTTGGGCCGTTTCATTCAGCTGAAAATATCGTAAGGCGCTGGAGATATTTTATGTCCAAGGGAAAATGAAACAGAGACAGAAATACGGCTGCTGTATTGTATGTAATGGCTGCCACGAGGCCGCGACGCGAGGGCGACCTCTGTGCTGTGTGTGTGGCTTCGTGCTCCAGCTTTGGTGACAGCTACGGTGAAACGTCCTTCTTTGTGCAGCTGCCACGTAGTTTTCCATCTCTGTTTTTCGCCTCTTTTATTTCTCTCGATGAAGTCTGTCTTTTTCTGCTGACCGTGCATGAGAAAAATGGGTAGAAaaaccagcagcagcaacagcagaaATATCTATCGCTCATTTTTTCGGGTGAAATGTCAATTTTGACGAGTTCACACttttttttgagacaaagatACCTATCGCTCATGGCCGGGCCAGTTTAACTCCTGGCTCCCGGCCTCAAAGCAAAGCCCAGAACTAGCTGGGCCATCTTGATGTTTTCGGCAGCGCAGGCCTCCGTCTGTCAGGCCCAACCACCGCTCCACCTCACCCCCCTCGTCGGCGACGCGGCCCCGCCGGCAGAAGACCGCGGCGCAGCTTCCGTCCGCTCGCCGCTCGCCGCCCGAGTAGTGGCAGGCACCGCGAGCGCGAGGTATTTGTCCTGTCCACGTCGCTACTTTACGGAACGGCTCCGCTACGTACGCATTCTCTCCCTCCCGGGCGGCACGGCGTCGTGTGTCCGGTGGCAAACTAATTGTGGCCGTGCCCGTGCGCGGCCGCTCGCCGGCGCCGCCGTGGCTGTACTTATTCCTTGCTGCTTCACGGGCCGGGCAGGTGCGCTCAGATTTCTCCCGCTGTGCTGCACTACACTGTACTGTACTGACGGTGCTGGTATATATGGGTTTGGCATCAGGAGAAAGCAGTACTAGCTGGTTGCGGTGCCAACTTAACTGGCGTGGAAAGTGGAAACCAGACATTGCCTGCAGTAGTTCCTGAGTACTGCTTGTCATAGTCCATTGCTTTGGACTGCAATACGGCCGCCGATTTACTTGGATGGCGCGGTTAGTTTCTGCTTTATTCTCGAGCTGCACATCTGAAGAGCCACACATTTTTTAGGTAGGGAGTATTGTTTATCTCCAGCTGCTTTATTCTTAAATACTAGACTAGAAAGGCTAATATTTGGGTCCGTATATGGTTGCATATCCGTTGATTATGTATTGTTAACAATAAAACCAAACAAATACTGTTTCTATGAGAAGTGGGGAAAATTTTGTACCACAATTACCATTTTTTTGAACTCACTGACTCCAGAAGGCACTTAAGAAATGCGGTCAGGTTCCCGTTGATCAAGCTCCGTCATTGTTCGTCGCCCGGGCTTCTTTAACCTGTGCAGCTTACGCCCCAAATCGCTGTGATGACTGGGCCGACTGGGGCGACTGGGGCGACTCCCCGGGCGACTCCTAGGGCGATTCCTCGGGGGACCACggaggccgccgccgcgccgTACCCTTCCGCGGCGGCTGCGCAGGCGGGCATCGGTGGCCGTTTTTGGGCTCTGTTGGATGCGGACGATGAGGATGACGCCGGAGACAACGAGGACTCAGAAGGTTCGCCGCACTCGCCTACGCCTTCGGATTTGATATGCGATCTTTTTCATGCAAgctatgatgaagatgatgtgGCCAAGACCGTAGACACGGTAGTGCCGGTGGAGGATCCGGCGCGGGTGGGGCTTGATCCGGACGAGAGGAAGGAATTGGTGCGACGTGTCGTTCATCGGAGAAATGCGGCATCGGCGGTCAGGCCATGGAAGGGCCCTTTACCTAAGGTTCGCCTTCCAAATCTTACTCTTTTCGACAAGATTAGGCCGGATTCGTGGATTACTGTTAAGAAACGAAAGAACGGGAAGCTAAGGGGCGAGcgtccggcgccggcggcggcCATGGCGTCCGCAGTGCCCTCCCAGATCGCTGTGATGCGATCGGCTCGTTTGAATTACTTGGTGGGCTGTGATGGGCCGACTTTGTGTCGGTCGGGGATGCGAGGAGATGGGCCTGGGATGGCTGGGTATGTGGCCCAGGCTGGACCGGACCTGAGTCTCTCACGTAGCGATCCTCCATGCACGTACGCAGCGATCTCTCTTTCTTCCGCTACCGCGCCGTCGGCTGATATCGCTAGGGTTCCTAGGCGCGGGACTCCGGGCTTCCCAGCGTGCGGTTCGGGTCGGGCGAAGAGGATCTCACCTCTCAAGGTTATGGTTGGCCGCGGGGCGGCAGCGCCGCTGGCCAAAAAAACCACCGTGGCGGCTCCTTCAGGTCGGGATGGGGCTGCGCCGCCGACGGCTGCGGCTGGCGGACGTGGGGCACCGGTGCCCACAGGCCAGAGGCAGCCGGCGGGTGATGGCGCGGCGCCGGCCTTCCCTGGTCGCGGCGCTGGTACCCAGCGGCCAGGGTATTTGCAGCAGTTGCCTTCGGCCGGTCGGGGCGGGCAGCGTCCTCCGGCACCAGGCGTGGTTGCCGTGCAGACGGCTGCGGGTCGGGGCGGGACTCGGCCCCCGGCACCGGGCGTGGCGCCTGTTGTGCAGCCGGCTGCGGGTCGGGGCGGGACTCGACCCTCGGCGCCGGGCGCGGCAGCACCGGGTCGGGGTAGTGCGGTTACAGGAGCTACGCCAACTATCGGCAACCAGCCTCGTGCCAAGCCTCCGCCGCACTACGTCGCGCGGCCCGCTCAGGATCGGTCGGGATCGGTGCAAACGAGATAGAGTTCCAACACTACAGAGTCCTATGATCCGCCCCGAGGTCAGTGGGGGGATGATGGTTCTGACGCGTATGGAGATGGACAGCATCGTGGGTCTTCATCCACGGGTGGCGGCCGTGGCTATGCCTGGCAGAGTGACGGGTCTGCTGAGAGACCGTTTCTCGGCCCGACAGGTGGTTTCGTCGAGGGGGCTTCCGGCCCGGATCACCGTCAGAGAGGAGGCTTTCGTGGCCATCGTGGTGGTCGGGGTGGGGGCCGTGGGAGATTCCGCCGACCACCCCCGCCCAAGGCAGTTGATCCCACGGCGTCCACAGCGAAGGTTGACCATACTCCCACCGAGTCCCAGGCGATGGAGGTGACGGACGCCGTGGTTACGGTCGAGGTTCCTGAGGCTGGGACGGTAGACGAGGCTACTGAAAGGGCGTCCAAATATGCACGAAAGAAGGAACAGATGCTTTGTTACCGCTGCGGTGAGAAGGGTCACTTCATTGCTGAATGTGTGGCCCAACTGTGCGAGACGTGTGGCAAGACTGTACATGACTCCGGGGAGTGCCCGTTGATGCGTGACCTGCCTCCGACGCTGAACATTTATGGAGTCTATTGTGCTGAGCTCATGTTTTTTGAGTCCCCGGTGGCGAGAGAGGTCCCGGAGGATACCCTAAGCTTGACTTCCGGGATTGTGAAAGCAACCCAGGGCGAGGTGACTGAGGCACAGATTGTGAGGAGGCTTCAGGAGTTGGCTCCCGGGGATTTTCGATGGGAATTGGTGCTTATCGAGGACAGGTCTTTTAAGGTTGAGTTCCCAACTGTGGATGATTTGCAGCGATTGTTGAGCTTTGGCTTGTGTCGAGTTCCCGGTACTACGTGTATCCTGGAGTTCCATGAGTGGAAGCAGGTTGAGCCTAAGGGGAAGCCGCTTACGCAGGTCTGGTTGCGGTTTACAGGGGCTCCTTCTAAGCCTCTGCAGGACGCTCGAGTGGTGGCTAGTATGGGCATCATGGTGGGGAAGACAGAAAAAGTGGATATGGCTTTCACACGTGCCCATGGGGTGGCCCGGATATTAGTGAGTGTTCTGGATATTGAGTTCGTGCCCGATAAGGTTAACTGGACTTACAGGGGAGTGGTGTTCCCGCTAGACATCGAGTTTGAGGACACGGATTTATTTGATGATTCGGTTAATGGTAACGATGTTGACATGCAAGACAATGATGGCAATGCCGGGGCCAAGGGGGCACCGTCTGATGAGCCCACGCGCGAGGGGTCTAATGGTTCTTCTCAGTTGCCCGGGGATGGGACTGGGGTTGAGCATGCAGCTTCCCCAGCGGTGCCCATGACTACTCTGCGTTTTGGGTCCTTTGAGCCAGCCTCGGCACCTCCCAGACTATGGAGTGACCGGGTAGATTCTGATGATTGTCTTGAGCACACGCTCCCCCCGTTGGAGTTCGAGGGGGATGCTAGTTTGTTTGCTGGACGGCCGGCCAGGTCAATGGTCGGAGCTACGCAGAGGAGTCCGGAGGGAGCTTCTCTTGGCCAGGTCAATGTGGACGCGACTCCGGTGTCGGCCTATTCGGGCAAGGTGGGTCGTGGGGGAGGAGCTTCGGGGCAGGTGGCCTCGCCTTCTCCCCACCCCACCTCGCTCTTGGCGGCGTCGGTCACGCCGGCCCCGTGTGGGTCGGCCGGCACGAGGAGCGGGAGCCCGAGGCAGGCGGCCTCGGCTCCTGCTTCCCCGACGGTGGCGGTAACCACCGCGGCAGCAGCGGCGCTGGGGGGGTGCTGGGGCAGGAGGCCTTGGCTCCCCCTTCGCCCTCGACGATCAGGAGGACCGTCTCTCCCTCGCCGATGGCTCATACGTCTGAGCCGGCGGCTGAGGTCGGAGGAGGGCGCAGGCAGGCGGCCCCCGTCATCTCCTCTTCGCTCCTACCCATGACCAGGGTCCCTAGTGTGGGACTCCCGTCTAAGGGGATCGGGAGCCCACAGACGCCTTCTCTGGTAACCCCGGTAGAGCCTGTGAGGGACTCTGTGCCAGGTGTTACTAGGGAGGAGGTTGTCGCGTTTGGCGGGATCCCGGACCCTATCGCCGAGGGGAGACGGATGAGTGCTCGCATCCTCGACATACCCGAGGTAGATGATATGCAGCAGCGGTGCGCtatgagggcggccaagcttcaGGAGGGTGCTTTGTCTTCCGGTATGTCCGTCAACCTATCTAATTCCTTATTGCATTTTTCTAATGAGGAGATTATAAATAATGCAAACCAATTAGGAGTTTCACTAGGGGCTACGGATAGTGAGATTTCCAATTCGGTGAATGATTTATTAGATTTGGAGGCGGAACGTGCCTTAGAGACTATTCGTAACCTTGCAGCCGTTAATCCAATGAAGGATGATGAGATTGATGCGTTAGGGGTCAGAGTGCTAGGTAATCTATGTGCGGATTTAGCACCACCCAATCATGACTCTGACGAAGATGATGTACCCCTAGAGATTGATGATGGTAATATTTATGAACCCGGTGATGAGGACCGGGCGACAACACCTAGTAAACCTAAGCGTAAGTGGAATCGGAAAATCTATCCCGCTTCCGCAGTTCGTAGGAGTGCTAGGATTCGTACCACTAAAAAATTCCATGATGAATTATGAGAGGAAttttttggaatagcagaggtctgaaggacttggctaaaagaagatTCCTTGCTGAGGCAGCTTTAGAGCAGAGGTTAGATTTTGTTGCTCTATCGGAGACGGGTAGAGATAACTTTGCACCCCAGTTTCTCTCTTCTTTGGTGGGTGGTATTGATTTTGATTGGCATTGCCTCCCTCCGCGAGGAAGGTCGGGTGGTATCTTACTGGGTGTGAGATGCGATTCGCTTGAAGTCCGAAGTGTAGTAATGGGCGACTTCGCAGTGAAGTTTCGAGTCAGGTCTAGGATAGATGGTTTTAACTGGGCTTTGGTGGCGGTGTATGGTGCCGCACAGCCCGAGCTTAAAGCGGAGTTTCTGGCGGACCTGGTTCGTATCTGTGGGTCAGAACAGCTTCCAATTTTAGTTGGGGGTGATTTCAATATCATCAGGAGGAGAGAGGAGAAGAACAATGATAATTTTGACGGCAGATGGTCGTTCATGTTTAATACCATCattgaaagcttggatctgagAGAGATAGAGCTTTCGGGTAGAAAGTTCACCTGGGCTAATGCTCTGCCACACCCAACCTATGAAAAACTTGATCGAGTGCTTGCGAGCGTGGAGTGGGAACAAAAGTTCCCTCTGGTGACGGTGCAAGCTCTTTAAAGGGGCATATCTGATCATACCCCATTGTTCGTGGACTCAGGTGAGCCGAACCATGTGGGTAACAAGAACACCTTCTCCTTCGAGATGTCATGGTTTGAACGTGAGGGGTTCTTGGATTTGATTGCTCGGGAGTGGGATAGAGGTCTTGGAGGCAAGACTACGTTAGAGCGTTGGCAGAATAAAATTAGGCATTTAAGGAGTTTCTTACGGGGCTGGGCTAAGAACCTCAGTGGTGTGTACAAGATGGAAAAGGATAGACTCCTTGCTCTTATACAGGCCCTGGACATACAGGCCGAATCCAATATCCTAACGCCAACTGAGCTTCAGGCTAAAAATGAAGCGGAGACGAGGTTGAAAGAACTGCTCCGCGAAGAAGAATTGAAGTGGGCTTTGCGTGCTAAAGTCTGCAAAGTAGTCCAAGGGGACGCGAATACTCAGTTCTTCCACTTGATAGCCAATGGCAAGCACAGAAAGAAACGTATCTTTCAGCTTGAGCAAGACGAGGGTACCATTTTAGGCCAGGACAACCTAAAAACATATATTACCGACTATTATAAGCAGTTGTTTGGACCTCCGAAGGATAATTGTGTGTCCCTCGATGAGTCCAGGACTGAGGATGTGCCTCAGCTATCGGCTCCCGATAATGATATTCTGGTTGCCCCGTTCTCGGAGAAGGAGGTGTTTGATGCTATTGCACAGatgaaaaacaataaggctccCGGACCTGATGGATTCCCGGCAGAGTTCTATAAAAAGTGCTGGCacattattaagggggatttACTACCTATGTTCCATGATCTGTTCTCTGGCCAGCTTCAATTATTTCACTTGAATTTTGGGACTATCACACTGCTTCCCAAGAAGACGGATGCGGTGAGAATTGAGCAATTCAGGCCGATCTGTCTcctcaatgttagtttcaaaattttcaccaaggtCGGGACAAACAGACTCACACAGATTGCGCATTCTGTGGTGCAACAGTctcaaactgctttcatgccggacagaaaTATCCTTGAAGGGGTGGTCGTCCTGCATGAAACACTCCATGAAATCCATTCCaaaaaattagatggagtaatttttaaggtggatttcgagaaagcgtaTGATAAGGTTAAATGGCCATTCCTCCAACAGTcattgcgtatgaaaggttttgatgaagcctggcgccgacaggttgaatcatttacgcaaaaaggtagtgtgggaattaaagttaatgatgacataggtcattacttccagacacataaaggcctaagacaaggagatccgatgtcccctatcttgtttaacatagtggtggatatgttagcaattttgataggaagggctaagaaaaatggtcaagtaggtggattggtacctcatctaattgatggaggtgtatccatccttcagtacgctgatgatacaatcatctttatggagcatgacttggccaaggcgagaaatatgaagttggtgttatgcctatttgaacaattgaccgggttaaagattaactttcataagAGCGAGCTGTTCTGCTTTGGTAGGGCCAAAGATGAACAGGAggcttataggcaattgtttgggtgtGAGTTGGGTGAGTTACCCTTCTCTTACCTGGGGATTCTAATCCACCATCGTAGGCTGACTAACAGAGAGTGGAAGTGTATTGAGGATCGGTTCGAGAAAAAAATGAGTTGTTGGAAGGGTAAactcatgtcatacggaggccgatTAATCCTGATTAACtcggtgctcacgagtatgccAATGTTTCTCCTATCGTTCTTTGAGGTCCCAGTTGGTGTTAGGAAGAGACTGGACTTCTATCGATCGCTTTCTTTTGGTAGGGTGATGAGCTTAAAAGAAAATATCGGCTTGCTAAATGGGATATCATCTGcagaccgaaagaccaagggggaCTAGGTATTGAGAATCTAGAGGTCAAGAATAAATGCCTTCTTAGCAAGTGGCTGTGGAAGCTCTCATTGGAGAATGATGCTATGTGGGCTCAAATCCTACGCAGCAAGTACCTCCAGACGAAAACTTTGTCCCAGGTTACTGTCAGGCCGATCGATTcgcctttctggaaaggcttGATGAAAGTCAAACAGTCGTTGTTTAATAGGACGAAGTTTGTCATTGGAAACGGCACGAGTACacgtttctgggaggatacttggcttggCGAGACACCCTTGGCCATC
Coding sequences within it:
- the LOC125523689 gene encoding uncharacterized protein LOC125523689: MFSAAQASVCQAQPPLHLTPLVGDAAPPAEDRGAASVRSPLAARVVAGTASARYLSCPRRYFTERLRYVRILSLPGGTASCVRWQTNCGRARARPLAGAAVAVLIPCCFTGRAGESSTSWLRCQLNWRGKWKPDIACSSS